ATCGCTGTGCTCAAGCCCTGACTGTCAGTTTCAGTGCCAGAACTTGATAACGTTTTTGCCTACGCTTCAGTTTTAAGCTTGTTCCTAATAAAACAAGTTATGTTTGAAAAAGCTTGTAGAAATTCTGAGTGACCTTGGTATAGTCTATATCGGCTTACATATATTTAATGTGATTGTAGGCTATTGCTCAGAATCATTAGATGTTGGCTGTAAGTGAGATGTACTTTCCTGATCATTTATATGGTGATGATTCTTACAGTCACACTGTGACGTAGTCAGTCTTTGCGCATATTTTTTCAAACagcattttgaaaaatatttaaagaTGAGGTACATCAGCTCGCTGATATTAAGTATAATACAGAGTCCTGAAGTAACTACTACAAAATAGAGGAAAATCTTTTTCTCTGTAGGTTTGGAGATGTAACAGTCAACGAGATTAGGGCAAGGTTCCATATCACACTTCACCATCCGTGGAACACTAAACCCCCCATATAACATGTAGAAAAGTATCAGGAAACCAAACTCAAACACTGTTTTAAATAGAAGACTGATGACATATGTACACCATAAGCCACCATCCATGCTTCCTGGGTTCACATAGAGCTTTTTGTTGTGCCTCTTCTCTCTACTTTCCCGATATGCCACATGGAGAACCACAAGAAGTGAGGGTGTAGACACCATTATTAGCTGAAGAGCCCACAGTCTGACTTGTGAAATGGGGTAGAAGTAATCAAAGCAGACATTTTCACACCCTGGCTGTCGGATGTTGCATTCAAACTCTTTTTGCTCATCTTTCCAAACATTTTCTGCAGCAACCACATACACCAGAAGTCGAAATATGAAGACAACTGACAGCCAGACCCTTCCAATACTAGTTGAGTATTTGTTGACGCCGCTTAAAATGTCTCTTAAAAAAGTCCAGCTCATGTCTTTGCACGGACGATGTCTGTGAAATTAAAGAGAAATATGCTTAACAGAAATTCTCAAAATGTAGCTTTCTttattctgagttttttttttaaaggatagtTGTACTTTTAGCATAGTTATCATTTAAATTACCTTTCTTCCCATTAACCCCTCAGaatgtaatacttacctccaaGATCATTGGTGATCCATTGGGTGCAGTCCAGTCACTGCATTTGTTCCAATCCAAGAAGTCCTCAACTTGGAGAAGACTCTCCATTTATACCTATAAACAGGCCATCTACCAATGGAATATATGATAGACACCCTCTCCATAGGAATGAATAGagattctcaaaaaaaaacagacttctgCAGTAGGATCTCAATGAGCCTCACAGTGAAGATCTTTGAGTAGTGTGAATACAGCGGGTAAAGTAAGTATTGAACACGGCCccctttttctaggtaaatatatttctaaaggtgctattgacataaaattttcaccacatgtcggtaacaacttatgcaatccaaacatacaaagaaacaaaTAGATAAGatgacactgcacatcaccctaaaaaCACCATGCCaagagtgaagtttggaggtcggAATATCatggtgtggggttatttttcagcatacggtactggcaaacttcatgcAATTGAAGGATAAAGGATAAAAATTAAACAATGGTGgaaatttcagcaagacaatgattccAAACACAAAACcgaggaaactctcaattggtttcaaagaaaacaaaggtGCTAGAATGGCAGAAATCACCTGACTTTaagccaatagaaaatctatggaaagaaccgaacatcagagttcatagaagattTGAAGGCTGTTTGTGTGGAAAATggaccaaaatcacacctgagcaatgcatgtgaCTAGCTTCTCTATACAGGTggcatcttgaagctgtcattacccacaaaggattttgtacaaagtattttttttttaacagtaaacattTTATCAAAGGTGTATCAAGGTAAATACAACaagtaattttattaaaaaaatcaagTATTACATCTATAACAGCATATATACTAATGACACTTCACATATTCTTTACAGGGTTAGTCCAACTAAGTCCTTTGATCACTATTCATAAGCATTCCACCATGATAGGTACAGAACATCTATAGTGTTAACCTACAGTTTAAGGGAAGGATAAGTCAAGGAGTACAGACCCAGGGTGGGGATgaggggaagaaaagaaaagaaaaaggggatgAGGGGTGGAGGTGAGAGGATGACGATACAGAGACATAAGACACCTTGATCATAATACCCTGAGCTTACTCACTTCTTTTAATCATGAGAACCATATGCATCTATCCGGGTTGACCACACCTTATCAAATTTGGGTGGACAGTTCCTGCTCTCGTAAGTTAATAAAGAGAAAGTACTGAGTTAATGGTTGTTATCCAAGCATCTAGCGTAGGGGAGGAGGGCAGGAGATTTCCACCTCAGTAGTATCTCTCTTCTGGCATAAAAGAGGGAAAACGTGAGGAAGAGTTTAGTGTACCTATCTGCCTCTATATCCTCCAGATGACTTGATAAATTAAAACTGCTGCCGGTTGAATTGGGATATTACACAGCTGACTCAGGGCCCTGGTCACCAACTCCCAGAAAATCTCAATTTGAGGGCAGGACCATACTATATGTATAAAGGTACCGGAGGGTACTCCATATCTCGTACACTTCATTTACGCCTGTGTTTATATATTGGCTAATCGCTGTGGGGTGTAGTAGACCCTATGCAGGAACTTTATCTGAATAAACCGGTCTTTTGCCAATATCACAGAGGAGATATATGTGGACACACATTCCTCCCAGCTCTCCTCCGTCAGCTCTGGTATTTCCATTCTCCAAAACTGATATAGGCGGTTAGACCTTGTTTCATAAGCTATGGATAGATGGTGATGGGTTAGCCGCTGTCTTCCCTCTAATTCTCTCGAGGTGAGGAGTTCAATCGTGTCAGACTCCAATATGACAGGTTCGGGAAACTGCTCTATATATGCTTCTAGCCCGTATACACACTAGCAGGGGTACCCTCGTTGGTCCTGTTGTCGAAGCTGTTTGCTCAGAGCAGCATAAGATCCCAAAAGCGCTGCCTCCAGGATAAACCTCCCCGCGACATTGGCAGCTGTACAGTGAATCTGGCCAGTCGGGGGGTCCGACCAGCCCAAATGAAGGACACCACCAGCCCCTCCAGTCTCCAAAAGAATGACTCCGGAATAGCTAGGGGAGTGttccaaaacaataaaaataacttCAGGCAGGAACACCATTTTTAGTAAATTCACCCGACCCACCAGTGTCAACGTAAGGGACCTCCAGGCCCCCTATTCGCAAACAGTGCAAGAAGGGGCGTGCTATTACACTCCAAGTACATATCATTAGTGGTACCTATACGCGCACACCCCCAAAAAGTGGCTGAAACGGTCAATGATCTCAAGAGCTGCCTAGAGTGACGATGTGGCATCCGCCAAAAAAAAGGAGAGCGTCGTCTGCGTACAGGGAGATTTTTTTCGACTATAGGTCCCACTGAGATTCCTCGAACTCCCCAGGTCTGCACTAAGGAGAATAGCCAGGGGTTCTATCGCCAAAGCGAACAACCCCGGGGACAAAGGGCATCCCTGATGCGTCCCCCTACCAAAGGGGAATGAGTCGGACAGAGTGGTATTCGTTCTGACCCTGGTCTTGGGATGTGCATAGACTAGTTGGATCCAGGTTATAAAACGAGGGCCAAAGCTAGTCAGAACCTTGCAGAGAGAGACCCGCTCAACCGAGTTGAAGACCTTCTCTGTATCGAGAGCGGCCACCACCCCAGTGCGATCCCGACCAGCCAggaccatgtgtgtgtgtgtgtgtgtgtaatcggCTGATGTTAATGTCCATGCCCCTGCCAGGCATAAACGCGGACTGATCCGGGTGCACCAATGCCGTAATTATTTACATTATTTAACCGATTGGCCAAATTCTTTGCTAAAAGTTTTGCATCTGTGTTCAATAATGAGATAGGGCGAAAGGAGGAACACAGATTAGGGTCATTACCCGGTTTCAGTATCACAATGATCACCGCAACACCCATAGAATCGGCAAGTGGGACTGCCTCATCCACCTCTAGAAACAAATTCTGCAAGCTTGGAAGAAGTTCTTCAGCATAAGACTTATAAAATTCCACGGGGATCCCGGCAGGACCTGGAGTCTTACCCGACTGAAGGGTGTTTAGAATCTTTTTTCCCTCTATCAGGGTGATAAGCGAGTCCAGGCCCTGATGGTAGACTGAGGTTAGAACCAGGAAATCTATGTCAGCAAGGTACCTGTGCAGATGATCAGTATAATAAGTCACTCGGGATGGGTAGAGAGTTCGGTAGTATGCTGCAAAGCACTCATTAATCTGTTGACGGTCAGTTAGGACAGTGCCCTGAGGGTCGCAGATCTGAGGAATACTAACAGTAGCCATCTGTTCCCTGGCTAACCATGTCAGCAGTctcccattcttttcccttgctCAAAAATCCTCTGTGTCTGGTGGAGAAGTCTCTTTTTAGTCAAGGTTGTACGAATCAATAGTACAGATCTAGTAAGGCACTGCAGCTCCTGATAGTCTCTGGATATCTGGTCTGTATGTACTGACACGCCTATTCCGCAGTGGCAGCCTCAGCCCATACTAACTCCTCCCGCCTATTCCCTCTGGTCTTACGTATGAGCAAGGTGTGGTCGCCTTAAAGAAGTCCCATACAATGGGACCCGGTGCAGTTCCAGGATTAGAGGTCCAGAAGTCTGCCAGGTGTCCCCTATACTCGGCATCAATAGCAGTGTCAGATATCCAAAACCTGCATATACCAAGTGAGAAACGCCCCGACACCCAGAGCTGCACCAACAGGGGGCATAATCAGAACTTCCCCTTGGTAGGATAGAGAACTCCCTGATCCTGGATAGTCAGGACAGTCCCCCTGCATAGGCCAGATCAAAAGCAAAAGCGTCTTATAGGTTGCCGAGTGGCAGGTGTAGGCTCGAACACCCGGGTGCCTCCAGCTACACACATCGGTCAGCCCATACGTCTCTGCCCATGACCTTAATTCCATGGATAAGTGGCCCCCGGGAGACCATATTAAGGTCTCCCAGAATAATGATATTATCATTTGCAAAGTCGGCCACTTGTGCCACAATTTTATGTAACAGCCTGACAGATGCTGGTAGAGGTAGGTAAACCCCCACTAAAGTAACATTAAGACATTAAATTAGAGCATGTACGATAACATAACGTGCATCTGGGTCCAATACAAGGTGCCGCAGTCTAAATGGCAGGGACTTTTTAACCAAGATACTAACTCCCCTAGCAAAGTTGGAGTACGTGGAGTGGTAGTGATGTCCCACCCACTGCTTTTTTTAGGGTCAGGGTCATGCTGCTAATCCGATTGGTTTCCTGTAGAATACAGACATGCGGAGCCTGAACGTTCAAAAACTGGAACACTAGTGAGCGTTTAATTGGGGAATTAATACCCCTCATATTCCACGAGACTATATTATAGTGGGTCATAGTCAACTGCATTGCATAGATTGAGGAGGATTCTAACCTAATAGTGCCGCCCCATCAG
The sequence above is drawn from the Rana temporaria chromosome 4, aRanTem1.1, whole genome shotgun sequence genome and encodes:
- the GJB7 gene encoding gap junction beta-7 protein; amino-acid sequence: MSWTFLRDILSGVNKYSTSIGRVWLSVVFIFRLLVYVVAAENVWKDEQKEFECNIRQPGCENVCFDYFYPISQVRLWALQLIMVSTPSLLVVLHVAYRESREKRHNKKLYVNPGSMDGGLWCTYVISLLFKTVFEFGFLILFYMLYGGFSVPRMVKCDMEPCPNLVDCYISKPTEKKIFLYFVVVTSGLCIILNISELMYLIFKYFSKCCLKKYAQRLTTSQCDCKNHHHINDQESTSHLQPTSNDSEQ